From Diospyros lotus cultivar Yz01 chromosome 4, ASM1463336v1, whole genome shotgun sequence, a single genomic window includes:
- the LOC127800463 gene encoding peroxidase 12-like: MASMVAYLTCLLLLLFSCSHVSEAKYSTTAHHHHIKKGLSWSFYESSCPKLESVIRNHLRKVFQDDIGQAAGLLRVHFHDCFVQGCDASVLLAGSASGPSEQEAPPNLSLRREAFKIIEDLRELVHKKCGMVVSCADITAIAARDSVYLSGGPEYDVPLGRRDGLNFATREATLENLPPPTSNTSFLLSSLAGKSFDATDVVALSGGHTIGRGHCGSFTNRLYPDQDPTMAKKFAKKLKTICPEENASNSTTTDLDVRTPDGFDNKYYVNLVHRQGLFTSDQDLYTDERTREIVESFADDEALFFDKFVAAMVKMGQLSVLTGKEGEIRAKCSVRNSENEELKSVVEDEEDEEARDEL; this comes from the exons ATGGCTTCTATGGTCGCCTACTTGACATGTCTGCTTCTTTTGCTGTTTTCTTGCTCCCATGTTTCTGAGGCCAAATATTCCACTActgctcatcatcatcatataaaAAAGGGACTTTCATGGAGTTTCTATGAATCAAGCTGCCCAAAGTTGGAATCCGTCATCCGAAACCACCTCAGGAAAGTGTTCCAGGACGACATCGGCCAAGCTGCCGGCTTGCTCCGCGTTCACTTCCACGACTGCTTTGTTCAG GGATGCGACGCTTCGGTGCTGCTGGCTGGATCGGCGAGCGGTCCCAGCGAGCAGGAGGCTCCGCCCAACCTGAGTCTCCGGCGAGAGGCTTTCAAGATCATCGAGGATCTCCGGGAACTCGTCCACAAGAAGTGTGGAATGGTCGTGTCTTGCGCAGACATCACTGCCATTGCTGCCCGCGACTCAGTTTACCTG TCTGGTGGCCCTGAGTACGATGTGCCCTTGGGGAGGAGGGATGGCCTCAACTTCGCGACCAGGGAAGCGACCCTGGAGAACCTTCCTCCGCCAACATCCAACACCTCCTTCCTCCTCTCTTCGCTTGCCGGCAAGAGCTTCGACGCCACCGACGTGGTGGCCCTCTCCGGCGGCCACACCATCGGGCGAGGTCACTGCGGCTCCTTCACCAACAGACTCTACCCGGATCAGGACCCAACCATGGCCAAAAAATTTGCCAAGAAGCTCAAAACCATATGCCCGGAAGAAAATGCTTCCAACAGCACCACGACGGATCTGGACGTTAGAACACCGGACGGGTTCGACAACAAGTACTACGTGAATCTGGTCCACAGGCAGGGGCTCTTCACCTCCGACCAGGACCTGTACACCGACGAGAGGACTCGGGAGATCGTGGAGAGCTTCGCCGACGACGAGGCTTTGTTCTTCGACAAGTTCGTGGCGGCTATGGTGAAGATGGGGCAGCTGAGCGTTCTGACGGGAAAAGAGGGCGAGATTCGGGCCAAGTGCTCGGTGAGGAATTCGGAGAATGAGGAGCTGAAATCTGTTGTGGAAGACGAAGAAGATGAGGAGGCGCGAGATGAATTGTAG
- the LOC127799708 gene encoding uncharacterized protein LOC127799708 → MLLHNLLFYFENSKIELEKEVDPDKYTYLDMLETCSKQLDIYTVGMHIMYGDEMRVTCDADLLQMFQGSHNEMNIHIFVYEDKSIRPVSFKLPKHIEGSGKEMGDHGHDDSVSIGCADNTLIDKTAPQPNEVEPHPHQSPIKKKGRVENDDKQRRVRGMNKNKRVAALKNDDRLEVTFYKNRAVGPNHEAFSRHLGRIVRDFNICSVRVHSWKEIGEQEKSHMWAAIKEKFKNDNMEDHRKDALCHMRSLWNNWRSLLNRKYIKSYNSVQDILKKKPIEIQDQEDWEWLVKNHFQASSFKVNSLDFLW, encoded by the exons ATGTTGCTGCACAATTTGCTTTTCTACTTTGAGAATAGcaaaatagaattagaaaaaGAAGTTGACCCAGACAAGTACACTTACTTGGACATGCTAGAGACATGCTCAAAACAGCTAGATATATATACTGTTGGGATGCACATCATGTATGGGGATGAGATGCGGGTTACATGTGATGCTGATTTGCTTCAAATGTTTCAAGGAAGTCATAATGAAATGAATATTCATATCTTTGTGTACGAGGATAAGTCAATACGCCCAGTTTCCTTCAAGTTACCAAAACATATCGAAGGATCAG GAAAAGAAATGGGAGATCATGGTCATGATGATTCAGTTAGTATTGGATGCGCAG ACAATACACTAATTGATAAAACTGCACCACAGCCTAATGAAGTCGAACCGCATCCACATCAATcaccaataaaaaagaaaggacGAGTGGAAAATGAtg ACAAACAGAGAAGAGTTCGAGGAATGAACAAGAACAAAAGAGTTGCAGCTCTGAAAAATGATGACCGACTAGAAGTAACTTTCTACAAAAATCGAGCTGTTGGACCTAATCATGAGGCTTTTTCAAGACACTTGGGACGGATTGTTCgtgattttaatatttgttctGTTAGAGTTCATAGTTGGAAGGAAATTGGAGAACAAGAGAAGAGCCACATGTGGGCTGCaattaag GAGaagtttaaaaatgataatatggaGGATCACCGTAAAGATGCACTTTGTCACATGCGTTCCTTGTGGAATAATTGGAGGTCCTTATTGAATAGAAAATATATCAAATCGTACAATAGTGTACAAGACATTCTAAAGAAAAAACCCATTGAGATTCAAGATCAAGAAGATTGGGAatggcttgtcaaaaatcattttcaagctTCATCCTTCAAGGTAAACagtcttgattttctttggtaA